From a single Solenopsis invicta isolate M01_SB chromosome 4, UNIL_Sinv_3.0, whole genome shotgun sequence genomic region:
- the LOC105195617 gene encoding nuclear pore complex protein Nup85 — translation MDEVDNAQIIVIADDVCRRAGIATTWISSNRFGIHAYKHVNQNSKDTKSQFAPCDAKVHFLRPEIILFSPLLRKLVNESNGIFLSVQKLKSSSSGDIRPELLKHSKQYRSILRACVENLQEILPKEPLSEEKVMLENFLTIFYQVECVWHLTEILYVDVVPGDVVLPQLLEWISFHFPSRELAAAKILLQKSIGADLENLNYWEAVIGCAFHGKLNLVCRLLALHSKADHSAFITADNIIRTMPVYNVYGGYSVNEFIMRWKHWQMDLCSNLETNCFVIDSNLEMLMKLIAGDESVLWEYSMYTEAWYELLAAKLFYSAPCCKQMELSRYANSIAERWQANRHLDRVILALMENDLYQVIKEIQYMSDNGWFAAHLMDLLYKCGKLNILSKDKTNVTSQLHESLILEYGTTLMSHRSLWQCGASYLIHCPTQGLARLDILLQSLPTGTEARINKIIDVARDNNMPHVVTSICKIQGMKSIKQGRLGNALTWALKAHDGNFTTYIADQFLKHYAEHGELECRDLLENLGSCMLASDRLTFLGKYCEFHHMYGMGEFREAASLLVSLLVSNLTPKYFWSILLTDAIPLLEAEDVIFTSNDCYELLRCVEAHGNDPKFQDKISIFRIGVARNLARALSLEGCQAEH, via the exons ATGGACGAAGTTGACAACGCTCAAATAATT GTTATTGCAGATGATGTTTGTAGGAGAGCCGGTATTGCGACAACTTGGATCAGTAGCAACAGATTCGGAATTCATGCGTACAAACATGTGAACCAAAATTCGAAAG ATACTAAAAGCCAATTTGCACCTTGTGACGCAAAAGTACATTTTCTCCGGccagaaattatattattttcgccACTTTTGCGTAAACTGGTCAATGAAAGTAATGGTATTTTCTTATCAGTACAGAAGCTTAAGTCTTCCTCCTCTGGTGACATTAGGCCAGAGCTTCTTAAGCACAGCAAACAGTATAGATCTATATTGCGAGCCTGTGTTGAAAACTTACAAGAGATACTGCCAAAGGAGCCGTTATCTGAAGAGAAAGTGATGCTGGAGAATTTTCTTACTATATTTTATCAAGTGGAATGTGTCTGGCACTTAACAGAGATTCTTTATGTAGATGTTGTACCag GTGATGTTGTGCTACCACAGTTGTTAGAATGGATCAGCTTTCACTTTCCCTCAAGGGAGTTAGCAGCAGCAAAGATTCTGTTGCAGAAAAGCATCGGCGCtgatttagaaaatttgaattattggGAAGCTGTAATAGGCTGTGCATTTCATGGTAAATTAAATCTAGTTTGTCGCCTCCTAGCGTTACACAGCAAAGCGGACCATTCGGCGTTCATTACCGCGGACAATATTATCAGAACAATGCCAGTATACAATGTGTATGGTGGATATTCCgtaaatgaatttattatgcGGTGGAAGCACTGGCAAATGGATCTCTGTTCTAATCTGGAGACAAACTGCTTCGTCATAGATAGTAATCTAGAAATGCTTATGAAg TTGATAGCAGGAGACGAATCAGTATTATGGGAATATTCCATGTACACAGAAGCGTGGTATGAATTATTGGCAGCAAAGCTATTTTATTCAGCTCCCTGTTGCAAACAGATGGAACTTTCGCGCTATGCGAACAGTATTGCCGAGAGATGGCAAGCCAATAGGCACTTAGATCGCGTAATCCTTGCTTTAATGGAAAACGATTTGTATCAAGTTATCAAAGAAATCCAATATATGAGTGATAATGGCTGGTTCGCGGCCCACCTAATGGACCTGTTATACAAATGTGGAAAATTGAACATTCTCAGTAAAGATAAGACCAA TGTGACCTCACAGCTTCACGAATCTCTCATATTGGAGTATGGCACCACGTTGATGAGCCATCGCTCATTGTGGCAGTGCGGTGCGAGTTACTTGATACATTGTCCCACGCAGGGTTTGGCCAGATTGGATATTCTGTTGCAGTCGCTACCGACAGGCACAGAAGCAAGGATCAACAAAATCATCGACGTCGCACGAGACAATAACATGCCGCACGTTG TCACTAGCATATGCAAGATTCAGGGAATGAAGAGCATAAAACAAGGGAGATTAGGCAATGCTCTTACATGGGCGCTAAAGGCACATGATGGCAACTTTACCACATATATTGCAGACCAGTTTTTGAAGCATTACGCGGAACACGGGGAACTGGAGTGTCGCGATTTGCTGGAAAACTTGGGTTCCTGTATGCTGGCCAGCGACAGACTTACATTTTTGG GAAAATATTGCGAGTTTCATCATATGTACGGAATGGGCGAATTTCGCGAAGCAGCAAGTCTGTTGGTGTCCCTTTTAGTCTCGAATTTGACACCGAAGTA TTTCTGGTCCATCCTGCTCACGGACGCTATACCACTGTTGGAAGCAGAAGATGTAATCTTTACCTCAAATGACTGCTATGAGCTGCTACGTTGTGTGGAGGCTCATGGCAATGATCCAAAATTCCAAGATAAGATTTCCATTTTTCGAATAGGCGTCGCACGAAATCTAGCGCGAGCTTTAAGCTTAGAAGGCTGTCAGGCCGAACATTGA